One segment of Anastrepha obliqua isolate idAnaObli1 chromosome 3, idAnaObli1_1.0, whole genome shotgun sequence DNA contains the following:
- the LOC129241369 gene encoding pancreatic lipase-related protein 2-like — protein MQQKPIYVLCLWLLSEFLYFTHANLSDDGVLQETNRVQQYPSIESIQQQNLQLLQETLELGWKSFCEAPVDESVMFLHSGINPCDASIHVMTLTNQSIRLPIKAISEISDFDINPKRKTLIYVNAFYTLDSYFSVQAHLKLLQATRRDLNIVLVDFAKDVLQLYNTVRHHVVVQAHFVAKILNVLTQQGIAPEDITLAGHSVGANIAALAARIYASQATTLDVRMGQLVAIDPALMCRPSDIYVHANVSTRVVVIHGEGDVFGVRERRGTIDIYPNGIGFFSRRKLQPGCSTKTCSHMYAFVLFMEALIEGVMIPAVKCDSWSNFRRRQCDFSDSVAIGLKYPAKASGVYFCLTQANPPFTFMEYGVKYERSMVSRSATNLV, from the exons atgcaacaaaaaccaatttatGTGCTTTGTTTATGGTTACTTAgcgaatttttgtatttcacgCACGCTAACTTGAGCGATGATGGTGTGCTCCAGGAAACCAATAGAGTGCAGCAATACCCAAGCATTGAATCGATACAACAGCAAAATCTTCAATTGCTGCAGGAAACGCTGGAGCTGGGCTGGAAGTCATTCT GTGAAGCACCCGTTGACGAGTCTGTTATGTTCCTTCACAGTGGCATAAATCCCTGCGATGCCAGTATACACGTGATGACGCTGACTAATCAAAGCATTCGACTGCCCATCAAAGCAATTTCTGAAATAAGCGATTTCGATatcaatcccaagcgtaaaacGCTCATCTACGTGAATGCTTTCTACACGCTCGATAGCTATTTCAGCGTGCAAGCGCACCTAAAGTTACTACAGGCGACACGTCGCGATCTGAATATTGTGCTTGTGGATTTCGCCAAAGACGTGCTACAACTGTATAATACGGTACGGCATCACGTTGTTGTGCAGGCTCATTTTGTGGCGAAAATACTCAACGTGCTGACTCAGCAAGGCATCGCCCCAGAGGACATCACCTTGGCGGGTCATTCAGTGGGCGCTAACATTGCAGCATTAGCAGCGCGCATCTACGCTAGCCAAGCGACAACGCTCGACGTGCGTATGGGACAATTAGTAGCCATTGATCCGGCGCTGATGTGTCGACCGTCGGACATTTACGTGCATGCCAATGTCAGTACTCGCGTCGTAGTCATACACGGTGAGGGTGATGTGTTTGGCGTGCGCGAACGACGCGGTACCATCGATATCTATCCGAATGGCATTGGTTTCTTTTCGCGTCGTAAATTACAACCAGGCTGTAGCACGAAGACTTGCAGTCATATGTACGCGTTTGTATTATTTATGGAGGCGCTGATCGAGGGTGTTATGATACCGGCAGTGAAGTGCGATAGTTGGTCAAATTTCCGTAGGCGGCAATGCGATTTCAGTGATTCGGTGGCGATTGGTTTGAAGTACCCTGCTAAGGCCAGTGGTGTGTACTTTTGTTTAACACAAGCAAATCCACCTTTCACATTCATGGAATATGGCGTAAAGTATGAGCGAAGCATGGTCTCCAGAAGCGCAACAAATTTAGTGTAG
- the LOC129241314 gene encoding L-lactate dehydrogenase has protein sequence MASISENLMAHVAETLPSGGNKVSVVGIGQVGMACAFSILAQGISNEVCLVDVCKDKLQGELMDLQHGSNFLNNPKITASSEYSATAGSRLCIVTAGVRQKEGESRLSLVQRNTDILKHIIPNLVKHSPDTILLMVSNPVDIMTYVAWKLSGLPKNRVIGSGTNLDSSRFRFLMSQRLNVAPTSCHGWIIGEHGDSSVPVWSGVNVAGVRLRELNPTIGTTEDPENWEEVHKKVVDSAYEVIKLKGYTSWAIGLSSAALASAILGNSSNVVAVSTSVQGQHGIDKDVFLSLPCVLNANGITSIVKQILTPMEIEQLQKSANIMDQVQAGIKF, from the exons ATGGCCAGCATCTCAGAGAATCTCATGGCTCATGTTGCCGAAACTTTGCCCTCGGGAGGAAACAAAGTATCCGTTGTCGGTATTGGCCAAGTTGGCATGGCCTGTGCATTCAGTATTCTCGCTCAGGGTATCTCCAACGAAGTTTGCCTTGTCGATGTGTGCAAGGACAAGTTGCAAGGTGAATTGATGGACCTGCAGCATGGCTCGAATTTCCTCAATAACCCGAAAATTACTGCGAGCTCCGAATATTCAGCGACTGCCGGCTCACGTCTATGCATTGTGACAGCCGGTGTACGCCAAAAGGAAGGCGAATCACGTTTGTCGTTGGTGCAACGCAACACTGATATTCTGAAGCATATCATTCCCAATTTGGTGAAACACTCACCCGACACCATTTTGTTGATGGTATCCAATCCTGTGGATATTATGACTTATGTTGCCTGGAAATTATCCGGTCTACCAAAGAATCGTGTCATTGGCAGTGGCACCAATTTGGATTCATCACGTTTCCGCTTTTTGATGTCACAACGTTTAAATGTAGCGCCCACCTCTTGCCACGGCTGGATCATCGGTGAGCACGGTGATAGCTCTGTGCCTGTATGGTCAGGTGTGAATGTTGCCGGTGTACGTTTGCGTGAGTTGAATCCCACCATTGGCACCACCGAAGATCCGGAAAATTGGGAAGAAGTACACAAGAAGGTCGTCGATTCGGCCTACGAAGTAATCAAGTTGAAGGGTTACACCTCATGGGCCATCGGCTTGAGTTCAGCTGCGCTAGCTTCGGCTATTTTGGGCAACTCAAGTAACGTCGTTGCTGTCTCAACTTCGGTGCAG GGCCAACACGGTATTGACAAGGATGTGTTTTTGTCGTTGCCATGCGTTTTGAATGCCAACGGCATCACCTCGATCGTCAAGCAGATACTCACACCTATGGAAATAGAGCAATTGCAGAAATCGGCCAATATTATGGATCAAGTGCAGGCTGGCATTAAGTTCTAA